From the genome of Colletotrichum higginsianum IMI 349063 chromosome 4, whole genome shotgun sequence, one region includes:
- a CDS encoding F-box domain-containing protein: MLLFPDGDTNGGDARRDRLAALPEELLFETLNQLSQKDLCNVSRLNKRYHRLADAVLYKSVHFQSPELHLTFSESLGRRPRRGSAINEVKLVYPNEELSRLALDGPVHNSHYDPTRSDTLSRTLSVMSNLEKLDIAVPEVLLRGIGTLFNGPFDLAYLKECTLFYQCPNDAYWDLRENIHIFAHPTLETLVIKRAKLDEKGFDFMERPHETALKRLHFIECDINDDGLSDLLEFPEGLEEFVMTQTSEPRPELEESSDNFADYVLALTSQAHSLKTLTIDSPTLGCRKPLRMREFEALKTMRMNWDYQLFGQTSKKPRMHSVGLPPEMETLEFFNEMGTDEEVTDLLLYTVQTRSIVAKTWRTFVVVEGDDGVSAEIKQACKEQGLKLDIIGGFDTEGDLD, translated from the coding sequence ATGCTACTCTTCCCCGACGGCGACaccaacggcggcgatgccaGACGTGATCGCCTTGCCGCCTTGCCTGAGGAGCTGCTCTTTGAGACGCTCAACCAGCTTTCTCAAAAAGACTTATGCAATGTGTCGCGATTGAACAAACGGTACCACAGGCTGGCCGATGCCGTCTTGTACAAAAGCGTTCACTTCCAAAGCCCGGAGCTTCATCTCACATTCAGCGAGTCACTAGGCCGTCGGCCACGCCGTGGTTCAGCTATCAACGAGGTGAAATTGGTGTACCCTAATGAGGAATTGTCGCGACTGGCTTTGGACGGACCTGTCCACAACTCTCATTACGATCCCACGCGCTCTGATACCCTCTCGCGCACGCTCTCCGTCATGTCAAACttggagaagctcgacatTGCCGTGCCAGAAGTTCTATTGCGCGGTATCGGGACCCTGTTCAACGGACCCTTCGACTTGGCCTACCTTAAGGAGTGTACGCTCTTCTACCAGTGCCCCAACGACGCCTATTGGGACCTGCGAGAAAACATCCACATATTTGCCCACCCAACGCTGGAAACTCTGGTAATCAAGAGGGCCAAGCTTGACGAGAAAGGGTTCGACTTCATGGAGCGGCCCCACGAGACAGCATTGAAAAGGTTGCATTTCATCGAATGCGACATCAACGACGATGGGCTATCGGACCTTCTCGAATTTCCAGAGGGGCTGGAGGAGTTCGTGATGACGCAAACGTCAGAACCGAGACCAGAACTGGAGGAGAGTTCCGACAATTTCGCCGACTACGTGCTCGCGCTCACATCTCAGGCGCACTCTCTGAAGACGTTGACCATCGATTCACCGACGCTTGGGTGCCGCAAGCCGTTGAGAATGAGAGAGTTTGAGGCGCTCAAGACAATGCGAATGAACTGGGATTATCAACTTTTCGGTCAAACGTCCAAGAAACCACGAATGCACTCGGTCGGCCTCCCGCCCGAAATGGAAACCTTGGAGTTCTTCAACGAGATGGGCACGGATGAGGAGGTGACGGACCTCTTGCTCTACACAGTCCAGACTAGGAGCATTGTCGCTAAGACGTGGAGGACATTCGTTgtggtcgagggcgacgacggagtGTCTGCAGAGATTAAACAAGCATGCAAAGAACAGGGTCTGAAGCTGGATATTATTGGTGGATTCGACACGGAAGGTGACCTTGACTAG
- a CDS encoding 4-coumarate-CoA ligase 2: MVIWTKGCTSPDAYLAYSDIRQQVSRSTVSTFPQAELSTPACLKSANPLRAVFKMVFKSPYPSLEIPKTNVLSYLFPENSTPSSEPLWIDSEDDRINLSPRQMLQWVKRVGMGLQKLGLQNGDVVMMCTPNQIFVPVAYLGIVSVGCIFSGANPAYTVPELVHQMTNTAAKVVLAHPAYIKRILEAVDKSNIPRSRVFQFSENENESRDGVPDWRQMLGSPTQADSYRWPELDAEESTRTIATINYSSGTTGLPKGVCVSHYNLIANVEQTIFMRYAEKPYSFARRPQERWIGFLPLYHAYGQLYAILMAMRLSIPIYVMKEFRYEDFLFAVSKFRITTLQVAPPVLVMLSKRPETARYDLSSVKEMLCGAAPLSRELQNECQRRFSMQINQGWGMTEVTCGGIVVPGGVKDDNGSVGKLIPNCECKLIDDEGKEVGFGQPGELCIRGPNICLGYWRNETATRETLDQDGWLKTGDVAVCNEEGYFWIVDRKKELIKVNALQVAPAELEAVLLENEHVADAAVVGIAIDGNEWPRAYVAIQDVSRGNVKPEDIQEWVKRRVSKHKALVGGVVFVDEVPKLVSGKIQRKVMREWSKRDAAALAESKGPKSHL, translated from the exons ATGGTTATTTGGACCAAAGGCTGCACTTCTCCCGACGCTTACCTTGCGTACTCTGATATACGACAACAAGTCTCTCGCTCGACCGTCTCCACCTTTCCTCAAGCTGAGCTGTCAACGCCGGCTTGTCTCAAAAGCGCAAACCCCTTGAGAGCTGTTTTCAAGATGGTTTTCAAATCGCCCTATCCTTCGTTGGAAATACCGAAGACGAATGTCCTTTCCTATCTTTTCCCCGAAAACTCAACACCATCTAGCGAGCCTCTCTGGATCGATAGCGAAGATGACCGCATCAATCTATCGCCACGACAAATGCTACAGTGGGTGAAAAGAGTTGGCATGGGCCTTCAGAAGCTTGGACTTCAAAACGGGGATGTCGTTATGATGTGCACACCAAACCAAATATTCGTGCCGGTGGCCTACCTTGGCATTGTGTCTGTCGGGTGCATCTTTAGTGGCGCCAACCCAGCATACACAGTTCCTG AGCTTGTCCACCAAATGACTAACACCGCGGCCAAGGTGGTGCTTGCTCACCCAGCCTACATCAAACGGATTCTTGAGGCGGTTGACAAATCTAACATTCCCCGGAGCCGGGTTTTTCAGTTCTCAGAGAATGAAAACGAATCACGAGACGGAGTTCCAGATTGGAGGCAAATGCTGGGCAGTCCGACCCAGGCAGATTCTTATCGTTGGCCAGAACTTGACGCGGAAGAATCGACCAGAACGATTGCAACCATCAATTATTCCTCGGGAACTACCGGACTTCCCAAAGGAGTGTGCGTCTCTCATTATAACCTCATAGCCAACGTCGAACAGACAATTTTCATGAGATACGCAGAAAAGCCTTACAGTTTTGCGCGTCGGCCGCAGGAGAGGTGGATCGGGTTCTTGCCCCTTTATCACGCCTACGGTCAGCTTTACGCCATACTCATGGCCATGAGGTTGAGCATCCCTATTTATGTCATGAAAGAGTTCCGATATGAGGACTTTCTCTTCGCGGTGAGCAAGTTCAGAATTACAACCTTGCAGGTGGCGCCGCCAGTTTTGGTGATGCTTTCGAAGCGTCCAGAAACTGCCCGTTACGACTTATCAAGCGTCAAGGAAATGCTCTGTGGAGCCGCCCCCTTATCGCGAGAGCTTCAGAACGAGTGCCAAAGAAGATTTTCGATGCAGATTAACCAAGGATGGGGGATGACGGAAGTGACTTGTGGAGGTATCGTGGTCCCTGGTGGCGTTAAGGATGACAATGGCAGTGTTGGCAAGTTGATTCCGAACTGCGAGTGCAAGTtgatcgacgacgagggcaaggaggttGGCTTTGGTCAACCGGGCGAGCTCTGCATCCGAGGTCCCAATATCTGTCTCGGTTATTGGCGCAACGAGACTGCCACCCGGGAGACGCTGGACCAAGACGGATGGCTTAAGACTGGAGATGTCGCCGTCTGCAACGAGGAAGGCTATTTCTGGATCGTGGATCGAAAGAAG GAACTAATCAAAGTCAACGCTCTACAGGTCGCCCCCGCCGAGCTGGAGGCCGTCTTGTTAGAAAACGAACATGTCGCAGATGCTGCCGTGGTTGGAATTGCCAT TGACGGAAATGAGTGGCCCAGAGCCTATGTTGCCATCCAAGACGTGTCGAGAGGGAATGTCAAGCCCGAAGACATACAAGAATGGGTCAAGCGGCGTGTTTCCAAGCACAAGGCGCTGGTAGGCGGCGTGGTATTCGTTGACGAGGTTCCAAAGCTGGTCAGCGGCAAGATCCAGAGGAAAGTGATGCGAGAGTGGTCCAAGAGGGATGCTGCGGCCTTAGCAGAGTCGAAAGGACCCAAGTCGCATTTGTGA
- a CDS encoding Monooxygenase: MGDFLASATTTQPGDQDIANRLSSPIQSERNIRVICIGAGASGLLMAYKLQRHFQNYSLQCYEKNPSVAGTWFENKYPGCACDVPSHNYTWSFEPKLDWSSVYPPASEVLQYFEHFSRKYSLYQYIKLQHQVVGVYWDVQNGGYDVHVKNVTTGETAIDHCDILINASGILNNWKWPATPGLLNYKGILLHTANWDDSVSLEGKHVGLIGNGSSGIQVLPAIRETCKKVTAFIREPTWVSPMQGLEQHNFTREEKNEFANKPGALLEYRKNIESGLNGQFGIFLKHSQINEETRAYFTHQMKEKLRNPCLESNLIPEWSVGCRRLTPGVNYLESLTKPNVEVVYGEIKEITERGCLCDNGQEYPVDVLICATGFDTSFKPRFPVVGPSGDNLQDKWAVTPESYFGVAAAGFPNYFLMLGPNCPIGNGPVLSAIEAQADWMLKVIDRYQTTNIVEVAPREEAVRDFVEYKEWFMSKTVWSDTCQSWYKSGVNGPVVALWPGSTLHYIEAIKEVRWDDLEVKYAGNRFAWLGNGYSQTELDDTADWAYYIRDEDDDPPLTTAGKRRLLSKSGTVKSRNIVVYSGKPNEAKEHGQSKKWLGYNGLVTTF, translated from the exons ATGGGCGACTTTCTAGcatcggcgacgacgactcaACCCGGTGACCAAGATATCGCAAATAGGCTTTCGAGCCCGATCCAAAGCGAACGAAATATCCGAGTCATATGTATCGGTGCCGGCGCCTCtgggttgttgatggcgtACAAACTCCAGAGACATTTCCAGAACTACTCGCTTCAGTGCTACGAGAAGAACCCCTCCGTAGCGGGGACTTGGTTCGAAAACAAATACCCAGG CTGTGCTTGCGATGTTCCGTCTCACAACTACACCTGGAGCTTTGAGCCAAAGCTGGACTGGTCTTCGGTGTACCCACCAGCTTCGGAGGTTCTCCAATACTTCGAGCACTTCTCAAGAAAATACTCACTGTACCAATACATCAAACTTCAGCACCAAGTTGTAGGGGTGTACTGGGACGTCCAGAATGGCGGCTACGACGTTCATGTCAAGAACGTGACAACTGGGGAGACAGCCATAGACCACTGCGATATCCTCATCAACGCCAGCGGCATCCTCAATAACTGGAAATGGCCCGCAACTCCAGGTTTGTTAAATTACAAGGGTATTCTCCTCCACACGGCCAACTGGGACGACTCCGTCTCTCTCGAAGGCAAGCACGTCGGCCTCATAGGCAACGGCAGCTCAGGCATCCAGGTTCTTCCTGCAATCCGCGAGACGTGCAAAAAGGTTACGGCCTTCATCCGCGAGCCGACGTGGGTGTCTCCTATGCAGGGTTTAGAACAACACAACTTCACCCGCGAGGAGAAGAATGAGTTCGCCAACAAGCCCGGCGCGCTGCTCGAGTACCGCAAGAACATCGAATCTGGGCTTAACGGTCAATTTGGCATCTTCCTCAAGCACAGCCAGATCAACGAAGAAACCCGCGCCTACTTTACTCATCAGATGAAGGAGAAGTTGAGAAATCCTTGCCTCGAATCGAATCTTATCCCGGAATGGAGCGTAGGCTGTCGCCGTCTAACACCGGGGGTCAACTACCTCGAGTCACTCACTAAACCGAACGTCGAAGTTGTCTATGGCGAGATTAAAGAAATCACAGAGCGTGGGTGCCTCTGTGACAACGGCCAAGAGTACcccgtcgacgtcctcaTCTGCGCAACCGGCTTCGACACCTCCTTCAAACCTCGTTTCCCCGTCGTTGGGCCCTCTGGTGACAACCTCCAAGACAAATGGGCCGTCACTCCGGAGTCATACTTCGGCGTGGCCGCAGCTGGGTTTCCCAACTATTTCCTTATGCTCGGCCCCAACTGCCCCATAGGCAACGGGCCAGTCTTGTCGGCCATCGAGGCACAGGCAGATTGGATGCTCAAGGTCATCGACCGATACCAGACGACCAACATCGTCGAGGTCGCTCCCAGAGAAGAGGCTGTCCGCGACTTTGTCGAGTACAAGGAGTGGTTCATGAGCAAAACCGTCTGGTCGGATACGTGCCAGTCGTGGTACAAGTCCGGCGTCAATGGACCTGTCGTGGCCTTGTGGCCAGGGTCGACGCTACACTAcatcgaggccatcaaggaggtGAGATGGGACGATCTGGAGGTCAAGTATGCCGGCAATCGGTTCGCCTGGCTGGGCAACGGGTACTCGCAGACGGAGCTTGATGATACCGCGGATTGGGCATATTATATCCgggatgaggatgacgaccCACCACTGACGACAGCTGGAAAGCGGAGGTTGCTCAGCAAGAGTGGTACTGTCAAGAGTAGGAATATTGTGGTATACAGCGGCAAGCCTAATGAGGCCAAAGAGCATGGCCAGAGCAAGAAATGGCTGGGCTATAATGGATTGGTTACCACTTTCTAG
- a CDS encoding 4-coumarate:coenzyme a ligase, with amino-acid sequence MAPRIPVTKSTETLCYGVATVGAFLPIYLMLPGAEHRLASQTTKWAPRWERNLSYFTPTAERGIKRVEPPVSNVVRRIDNRLPLERMAKGLDKRIKNGIDRFNNTK; translated from the coding sequence ATGGCCCCTCGTATCCCCGTCACCAAGTCCACCGAGACACTCTGTTATGGCGTtgccaccgtcggcgcctTTCTCCCCATCTACCTCATGCTTCCTGGCGCCGAGCACCGCCTCGCCTCTCAGACCACCAAGTGGGCGCCCCGTTGGGAGCGGAATCTCTCTTACTTCACCCCTACCGCCGAGAGGGGCATCAAGCGCGTCGAGCCCCCCGTGTCCAACGTGGTCCGTCGCATCGATAACCGGCTACCGCTTGAGCGTATGGCCAAGGGTCTCGACAAGCGTATTAAGAACGGTATCGACCGCTTCAATAACACCAAGTAA
- a CDS encoding LysM domain-containing protein, whose product MSRFSHLDTDEERLPHGMQRVGYDADTQVYTYQDADGSYWEGAPGQKYGQLTQVSGPSSGLAEEAEHDPFIPHSASGGGSRQQQQWTEKKPWRQEMRPLLNFFVIIGLFLLVLTWWLYRTSDGNEVAPECGQQAVPYKIEQGNTCWAIATGQKISIEDLIKANEGLNCDKLQVGSFICVPTVGDAA is encoded by the coding sequence ATGTCCCGCTTCTCCCATCTAGACACGGACGAGGAACGGCTCCCACACGGCATGCAGCGCGTGGGCTACGATGCCGACACGCAAGTTTACACATACCAAGACGCGGACGGGAGCTACTGGGAAGGCGCGCCGGGTCAGAAGTATGGGCAGCTGACGCAGGTATCCGGGCCATCGTCTGGgctggccgaggaagccgaaCATGATCCCTTCATCCCGCACTCCGCTTCAGGCGGCGGCAGtcggcagcaacaacagtggacggagaagaagccatGGAGGCAGGAGATGAGACCACTTCTCAACTTCTTTGTCATCATCGGGCTTTTTCTGCTCGTGCTGACGTGGTGGCTGTATCGCACGTCCGACGGAAACGAAGTCGCGCCGGAGTGCGGGCAGCAGGCTGTGCCGTACAAGATTGAGCAGGGCAACACGTGCTGGGCGATTGCGACGGGACAGAAGATTAGCATCGAGGATCTGATCAAGGCGAACGAAGGATTGAACTGCGATAAGTTGCAGGTCGGAAGCTTTATCTGCGTGCCCACCGTTGGGGATGCGGCATGA
- a CDS encoding Fungal cellulose binding domain-containing protein, protein MAYLTMKSMIAGALAFAAAVSAQAPLYGQCGGEGWSGPTTCVAGSVCTFSNYWYSQCVPGTAVTTTRSSTLTTSTRPATTSSARTTSSRTSSAVLPPGTGFPSVSGTKFTIDGVTKYYPGTNCYWCSFLTNASDVDLVLGHLRTSGLKILRIWGFSDVNTVPQYDNWFQHLTASGSTINTGANGLGRLDTVVASAEKNGIKLIINFVNNWDDYGGIKAYTNAFGGTHNGWYTNTAAQTQYRKYIDAVVSRYKNSNAIFAWELANEPRCQGCATSVIYNWAKSTSEYVKSLDPNHLVTLGDEGMGLPGDTTYPYQYGEGTDWVALLNISTLDFGTFHFYPNSWSVGYAAGNKWVTDHAKACVAANKPCFFEEYGTPTNHCELERPWQITSVATPGMAGDAFWQLGDTISTGQTHNDGNTIYYGTDEWTCLVTNHVNAIG, encoded by the exons ATGGCATATCTCACGATGAAGTCTATGATTGCTGGTGCCCTCGCCTTCGCGGCCGCTGTCTCTGCGCAGGCGCCGCTTTATGGACAGTGTGGCGGTGAGGGTTGGAGCGGACCAACGACCTGCGTTGCTGGCTCGGTTTGCACTTTCAGCAACTATTGGTACTCACAATGTGTTCCCG GAACCGCCGTGACGACTACCCGCTCGAGCACCCTCACGACCTCCACACGCCCCGcgacgacctcctccgcccggACCACGTCTTCCcggacctcgtcggccgtgCTTCCGCCCGGCACCGGCTTCCCCTCAGTCAGCGGCACCAAGTTCACCATCGATGGTGTGACGAAGTACTACCCAGGGACCAACTGCTACTGGTGCAGCTTCCTGACCAACGCCTCCGACGTTGACCTTGTTCTCGGCCACCTCAGGACCTCGGGCCTGAAAATCCTCCGCATCTGGGGCTTCAGCGACGTCAACACCGTTCCTCAGTATGATAACT GGTTTCAACACCTGACTGCCTCGGGCTCGACCATCAACACAGGCGCCAACGGCCTAGGCCGCCTCGATACCGTCGTCGCATCGGCCGAGAAGAATGGCATCAAGCTCATCATTAACTTTGTCAACAACTG GGACGACTACGGCGGGATCAAGGCGTACACAAACGCTTTTGGCGGTACCCACAACGGCTGGTACACCAACACGGCGGCCCAGACACAGTACCGCAAGTATATCGACGCTGTCGTCAGCCGGTACAAGAACTCTAACGCCATCTTTGCTTGGGAGCTGGCCAACGAGCCGCGCTGCCAGGGGTGCGCTACCTCTGTCATCTACAACTGGGCCAAGTCGACGTCGGAATACGTCAAGTCCCTAGACCCCAATCACCTGGTGACGCTCGGGGATGAGGGCATGGGGCTCCCGGGCGATACCACGTATCCCTATCAGTACGGAGAAGGCACTGACTGGGTGGCTCTGCTAAACATTTCAACTTT GGACTTTGGGACCTTCCACTTCTACCCCAACTCAT GGTCGGTTGGCTATGCTGCCGGCAACAAGTGGGTGACTGACCATGCTAAGGCATGCGTTGCAGCGAACAAGCCTTGTTTCTTCGAGGAAT ATGGTACGCCTACCAACCACTGCGAGCTGGAGAGACCATGGCAGATTACCTCGGTGGCGACCCCTGGCATGGCTGGCGATGCCTTTTGGCAGCTGGGTGACACCATCAGTACTGGGCAGACGCATAACGACGGCAACACCATCTACTATGGCACTGACGAGTGGACGTGCTTGGTGACCAACCACGTTAACGCCATCGGCTAG